In Catharus ustulatus isolate bCatUst1 chromosome 27, bCatUst1.pri.v2, whole genome shotgun sequence, the following are encoded in one genomic region:
- the NKX6-3 gene encoding homeobox protein Nkx-6.3 has product MDANLPGTFLLNGPSLGPFPEAKAPVCQYSVQSSFYKLGPPGLGAQLAAGTPHGISDILGRPAATPNSSLLPGYPHTGGFNGLSSPGVYYGPQVGALPKAGGEYLPRGRSCWAEAAPEWRGARQCGGPPAHLADSIHKKKHTRPTFTGHQIFALEKTFEQTKYLAGPERARLAYSLGMTESQVKVWFQNRRTKWRKKSALEPSSSSQRAGGSGGERAASETEDDEYNKPLDPDSDDEKIRLLLRKHRAAFSMLGLGTHSG; this is encoded by the exons ATGGATGCCAACCTGCCGGGCACCTTTCTGCTCAACGGCCCCTCGCTGGGCCCCTTCCCCGAGGCCAAGGCGCCTGTTTGCCAGTACTCAGTGCAGAGTTCCTTCTACAAGCTGGGACCCCCTGGGCTGGgtgcccagctggctgctggcaccCCCCACGGCATCTCGGACATCCTCGGCCGGCCCGCGGCGACACCCAACAGCAGTCTCCTCCCCGGCTACCCCCACACGGGCGGATTTAACGGACTGAGCTCCCCGGGCGTCTATTACGGGCCCCAGGTGGGCGCTCTCCCCAAGGCTGGTGGCGAGTACCTGCCGCGGGGCCGGAGCTGCTGGGCGGAGGCGGCCCCGGAGTGGCGGGGGGCCCGGCAGTGCGGCGGCC CCCCTGCTCACTTGGCTGACAGCATCCACAAGAAGAAGCACACGCGCCCAACCTTCACGGGACACCAGATCTTTGCTCTGGAGAAGACTTTTGAGCAGACCAAGTACCTGGCGGGTCCGGAAAGAGCACGGCTGGCCTATTCTCTTGGCATGACTGAGTCTCAGGTGAAG GTCTGGTTCCAGAACCGACGGACCAAATGGAGGAAGAAGAGTGCCCTGGAGCCCTCCTCATCCTCGCAGCGGGCGGGGGGCTCTGGCGGAGAGCGGGCAGCCTCTGAGACCGAGGACGATGAGTACAACAAGCCCCTGGACCCAGACTCAGATGACGAGAAGATCcggctgctgctgaggaagcaCCGTGCAGCCTTCTCAATGCTGGGCTTGGGCACACACAGCGgctga
- the GINS4 gene encoding DNA replication complex GINS protein SLD5, with protein MAAVAGGDSDGDSEELVLTPAQLIHSLEQAWLNEKFAPELLESKPEIIECVVEQLDHMEANLKRAKRGDLKVSVHHMEIERIRFVLSSYLRCRLVKIEKFFPHILEKEKSRAEGEPSILSPEEFAFAKEYMANTEAYLKNVALKHMPPNLQKVSLLKSVPKPNLDSFVFLRVLERQENILVEPETDEHREYAINLEEGSQHLIRYRTVAPLVASGAVQLI; from the exons ATGGCGGCCGTGGCCGGTGGCGACTCGGACGGCGACAGCGAGGAGCTGGTGctcaccccagcacagctgatccacagcctggagcag GCCTGGCTGAATGAGAAGTTTGCTCCAGAACTGCTGGAGAGTAAACCCGAAATCATCGAGTGTGTTGTGGAGCAGCTGGACCATATG GAAGCAAACCTGAAACGGGCAAAGAGAGGAGACCTGAAGGTCAGTGTTCACCACATGGAGATCGAAAGGATCCGTTTTGTGCTCAGCAGCTACTTGCGGTGTCGGCTGGTGAAG ATAGAGAAGTTTTTTCCCCACATCCTGGAGAAGGAGAAGTCTCGAGCTGAAGGGGAGCCCTCCATTTTATCACCAGAGGAGTTTGCTTTTGCTAAAGA GTATATGGCAAACACAGAAGCTTATCTGAAAAACGTGGCCCTAAAACACATGCCACCTAACCTGCAGAAAGTGTCTCTCCTAAAGTCAG TTCCAAAGCCCAACCTGGACTCCTTTGTGTTTCTGAGGGTGCTGGAGCGGCAGGAGAACATCCTAGTGGAGCCAGAGACAGATGAGCACAG GGAATATGCCATCAATCTGGAGGAGGGCTCGCAGCACCTGATCCGCTACAGAACCGTGGCCCCTCTGGTGGCTTCAGGAGCCGTGCAGCTCATCTGA
- the ANK1 gene encoding ankyrin-1 isoform X16, protein MWAFLAQLLIALVLLAFFLVSCQNVMHIVRGSVRFLLKHAHRELDKELGESPGLADDEEALSARVVRRRVLLKGNEALHLPGEQVTEEQFTDDQGNIITKKIIRKVVRQLGPGDMGDRQEQEELILEGSLQEPQDLEAEDDHFMKYSILHRDGLGAKEEVRVRVPKPEVSGGRMGAQIVKRASLKRGKQ, encoded by the exons ATGTGGGCTTTCCTGGCCCAGCTGCTGATcgccctggtgctgctggccttCTTCCTGGTCAGCTGCCAGAACGTCATGCACATCGTCAGGGGCTCTGTCCGCTTCCTGCTCAAACACGCCCATCGTGAGCTGGACAAGGAGCTCGGGGAGAGCCCGGGGCTGGCGGATGACGAGGAGGCTCTCTCGGCCAGAGTCGTCCGCCGGCGCGTCCTCCTCAAG gggAATGAAGCCCTTCATCTCCCTGGAGAGCAGGTGACTGAGGAGCAGTTCACCGATGATCAAGGCAATATCATCACCAAGAAG ATTATCCGGAAGGTGGTGCGTCAGCTGGGCCCTGGCGACATGGGTGAcaggcaggaacaggaggagcTGATTCTGGagggctccctgcaggagccccaAGACCTGGAGGCTGAGGATGATCACTTCATGAAATACTCCATCCTGCACCGGGATGGTCTGGGCGCCAAG GAGGAGGTGCGAGTGCGTGTCCCGAAACCAGAGGTCTCTGGGGGCAGGATGGGGGCTCAGATAGTGAAACGAGCCAGCCTGAAAAGGGGGAAGCAGTGA
- the LOC117007961 gene encoding protein phosphatase 1 regulatory subunit 3C-B-like, with the protein MPVDLAVRLCLSHSPPIRKLLNSYEELRGSRGRKPLRSCLNQKLSAEPEPERRDSTKSCKGQKKKRVVFADMKGLSLTAVRFFSKIEEDLCDLQHALSDLACFRPRLRDLRPEVCRYVLDFPQPSANYTAFRNSLLSNFVCLESCLIQDRVLSGTVKVRNIEYEKKVMVRITFDGWKSFRDISCQYMHSTYGSADTDIFSFELTLPKPSIFHRGIEFCVSFQCGQKIHWDNNHGKNYKICHVGMIRPASHAVKSASRAWEHLGTSGAAALVLSHLQSWRQSETQAPYW; encoded by the coding sequence ATGCCCGTGGACCTGGCCGTGCGGCTCTGCCTGAGCCACTCGCCCCCCATCCGCAAGCTGCTGAACTCCTACGAGGAGCTGCGGGGCAGCCGAGGCCGCAAACCCCTCCGATCCTGTCTCAACCAGAAGCTGAGCGCAGAACCTGAGCCAGAGCGGCGAGACAGTACCAAGAGCTGCAAGGGCCAGAAGAAGAAGCGGGTCGTTTTTGCTGATATGAAGGGGCTCTCACTGACAGCTGTCCGCTTCTTCTCAAAGATTGAGGAGGACCTCTGTGATTTGCAGCATGCCCTGTCAGACCTTGCTTGTTTCCGACCGAGGCTGCGGGACTTACGCCCAGAAGTGTGCAGGTATGTGCTGGACTTCCCACAGCCGTCTGCAAACTACACGGCTTTCCGCAACAGCCTGCTCAGCAACTTTGTCTGCCTGGAGAGCTGTTTGATCCAGGACCGTGTTCTGTCAGGGACAGTGAAGGTTAGGAACATCGAGTACGAGAAGAAAGTGATGGTCCGCATCACCTTTGATGGCTGGAAGAGCTTCCGGGACATCTCTTGCCAGTACATGCACAGCACGTACGGCTCAGCCGACACAGACATCTTCTCTTTTGAGCTTACCCTGCCCAAGCCATCCATTTTCCATAGGGGCATAGAGTTCTGCGTCTCCTTCCAGTGTGGACAAAAGATCCACTGGGACAACAACCATGGCAAGAACTACAAGATCTGCCATGTGGGCATGATCCGTCCTGCCTCTCATGCTGTGAAGAGTGCCAGCAGGGCCTGGGAGCATCTTGGcacctctggggctgctgctctaGTTCTttctcacctgcagagctggcgGCAGTCAGAGACCCAAGCTCCTTATTGGTAG
- the GOLGA7 gene encoding golgin subfamily A member 7, with amino-acid sequence MRPQQAPVSGKVFIQRDYSGGTRCQFQSKFPAELENRIDRQQFEETVRTLNNLYAEAEKLGGQSYLEGCLACLTAYTIFLCMETHYEKVLKKIAKFIQEQNEKIYAPQGLLLTDPIERGLRVIEITIYEDRGLTSGR; translated from the exons ATGAGGCCGCAACAGGCGCCTGTGTCGGGCAAGGTGTTCATCCAGCGCGACTACAGCGGTGGGACGCGCTGCCAGTTCCAGAGCAAGTTCCCGGCCGAGCTGGAGAACAGG ATTGACAGGCAGCAGTTTGAAGAGACAGTCCGGACACTGAACAACCTCTATGCAGAAGCTGAAAAACTTGGGGGCCAATCTTACCTTGAGGGTTGTCTTGCCTGCCTGACTGCCTACACCATCTTCCTGTGCATGGAGACACACTATGAAAAG GTTCTAAAGAAAATTGCTAAGTTCATTCAGGAACAGAATGAGAAGATCTACGCTCCTCAGGGCCTTCTGCTGACAGACCCTATTGAAAGAGGATTAAGAGTT ATTGAAATTACCATTTATGAAGACAGAGGTTTGACCAGTGGAAGATAG
- the ANK1 gene encoding ankyrin-1 isoform X17 produces the protein MWAFLAQLLIALVLLAFFLVSCQNVMHIVRGSVRFLLKHAHRELDKELGESPGLADDEEALSARVVRRRVLLKGNEALHLPGEQVTEEQFTDDQGNIITKKIIRKVVRQLGPGDMGDRQEQEELILEGSLQEPQDLEAEDDHFMKYSILHRDGLGAKDRTSTPKH, from the exons ATGTGGGCTTTCCTGGCCCAGCTGCTGATcgccctggtgctgctggccttCTTCCTGGTCAGCTGCCAGAACGTCATGCACATCGTCAGGGGCTCTGTCCGCTTCCTGCTCAAACACGCCCATCGTGAGCTGGACAAGGAGCTCGGGGAGAGCCCGGGGCTGGCGGATGACGAGGAGGCTCTCTCGGCCAGAGTCGTCCGCCGGCGCGTCCTCCTCAAG gggAATGAAGCCCTTCATCTCCCTGGAGAGCAGGTGACTGAGGAGCAGTTCACCGATGATCAAGGCAATATCATCACCAAGAAG ATTATCCGGAAGGTGGTGCGTCAGCTGGGCCCTGGCGACATGGGTGAcaggcaggaacaggaggagcTGATTCTGGagggctccctgcaggagccccaAGACCTGGAGGCTGAGGATGATCACTTCATGAAATACTCCATCCTGCACCGGGATGGTCTGGGCGCCAAG GATCGCACCTCAACACCAAAACACTGA
- the GPAT4 gene encoding glycerol-3-phosphate acyltransferase 4, whose protein sequence is MFLLLPFDSLVVNLLGISITVLFTLLLVFIIVPAIFGVSFGIRKVYMKTLLKIFQWATLRIERGAKEKNHPLYKPYVNGIIAKEPTSLEEEIKEIRRSGSGKALDTPEFELSDIFYFCRKGIETIMDDEVTKRFSAEELESWNLLSRTNYNFQYISLRLTVLWGLGVLIRYCFLLPLRIALAFTGISLLVTGTTVVGYLPNGRCKDFLSKHVHLMCYRICVRALTAIITYHDRENRPRNGGICVANHTSPIDVIILASDGYYAMVGQIHGGLMGVIQRAMVKACPHVWFERSEVKDRHLVARRLTEHVQDKSKLPILIFPEGTCINNTSVMMFKKGSFEIGATVYPVAIKYDPQFGDAFWNSSKYGMVTYLLRMMTSWAIVCSVWYLPPMTRQPEEDAVQFANRVKSAIARQGGLVDLLWDGGLKREKVKDAFKEEQQKLYSKMIVGSHEDRSRS, encoded by the exons AtgttcctcctgctcccctttGACAGCTTAGTGGTTAATCTCTTGGGGATTTCCATAACTGTCCTCTTCACTCTGCTTCTGGTTTTCATCATTGTGCCAGCAATTTTTGGAGTCTCCTTTGGCATCCGCAAGGTTTACATGAAAACTTTATTAAAGATTTTTCAG TGGGCAACACTAAGAATAGAGCGTGGTGCCAAGGAGAAGAACCATCCGTTGTACAAGCCCTATGTCAATG GTATCATTGCAAAGGAGCCAACGTCACTGGAGGAGGAGATCAAGGAGATCCGCCGGAGTGGCAGTGGCAAGGCGCTGGACACCCCTGAGTTTGAGCTCTCAGACATCTTCTATTTCTGCCGCAAAGGCATTGAGACCATCATGGATGATGAAGTGACCAAGAGGTTCTCAGCTGAAGAGCTGGAGTCTTGGAACCTGCTCAGCAGGACCAACTACAACTTCCAGTACATCAGCCTGCGCCTCACTGTGCTCTGGGGACTCGGTGTGCTCATCCGCTACTGCTTCCTTCTGCCCCTCAG GATAGCCCTGGCATTTACTGGCATCAGCTTGTTGGTGACTGGTACCACAGTGGTGGGATATTTGCCAAATGGAAG gtgTAAGGACTTCCTGAGCAAACACGTGCACCTGATGTGTTACCGGATCTGCGTGCGTGCCCTCACAGCCATCATCACCTACCACGACAG AGAAAACAGACCCCGAAATGGAGGCATCTGTGTGGCCAATCACACCTCCCCCATTGATGTGATCATCCTGGCCAGTGATGGCTACTATGCAATG GTGGGTCAGATCCATGGAGGGCTCATGGGTGTGATACAGAGAGCCATGGTGAAGGCTTGTCCCCACGTCTGGTTCGAACGTTCTGAGGTCAAAGATCGTCACCTTGTCGCCAGAAG GCTCACAGAACATGTCCAGGACAAAAGCAAACTGCCCATTCTTATTTTTCCAGAAG GAACATGCATCAACAACACATCTGTGATGATGTTCAAAAAGGGGAGCTTTGAAATTGGAGCCACAGTTTACCCTGTAGCCATCAAG TATGACCCACAGTTTGGAGATGCCTTTTGGAACAGCAGCAAATACGGCATGGTGACCTACCTCCTCAGGATGATGACCAGCTGGGCCATCGTATGCAGCGTCTGGTACTTGCCCCCAATGACTAGGCAG CCTGAAGAGGACGCAGTGCAGTTTGCCAATCGAGTGAAGTCAGCCATTGCCAGGCAGGGGGGCCTTGTTGATCTGCTCTG ggatggaggacTGAAAAGGGAGAAGGTGAAAGACGCGTTCAAGGAGGAGCAACAGAAACTCTACAGCAAAATGATTGTAGGCAGCCATGAAGACCGGAGCCGCTCCTGa